The DNA sequence attattattattaaccctttattattctcattaataattaaaacaccttttaattattaatcctttttctaaacactttagaaataattctctctcttgatttaattcccaaaaaataaattcttaattaataatatgaCTTAAATCTCAAAGTAGTCACTGAAGTGAGGGTGACATATCAAAAATACCCTTCTAGTTATCGGGGTCTCGATGACACCACTCTAGTTGAGAGTAATGACTTCCCCGTTAGTCAAGGACGTTGACTTGACGGGAGACGTTACTTACTTAACGGCAAATCCAGATGGCACCTACATGGCAACAACTGTTAAGTTACGTGGCTTCCAAATAAGCAAAGCTACGTTTATAacaaaaaaaacaagaaaaataaacAGTCATAATCGATTAAAAACAAatttgagagagaagagtgtgATTGGAAAATTGGGGGAAAACCCTAAGTGAAGAACTCATCTGAGAGAGTGCAATTGAGGGGCGAATTGGAAGAACATTGTGGGGGGGAGTGCGAATACCGTCACTTGAAGATCTAATACTACAATCGAAGGTATGTTCGATTCCCTTAATTGACGAATCCTAGATGTATTGACTTGTATGTATCTGTAAGTATGTTGATATGTGcacatatatacatttatatgttattttttatttttttcagcATGTCTACTACTCTGTATCTTCACCACCATGGTGATTTTACCCCTCCTCCTACTATTACTTATGTTGGGGGTAAAATCGAGGTCATTACAGAGTTTGATAGTGATTTGATGTCCTTTCGTGACCTAGAAGATTTTGCCCAGAAATATGATTATGATGTGAATTCTCTTGTTTATTTTAAATGTGATGGGTTTATTTTTAGTGAAGGTATCAGGGAAATATATGATGATGGTTCTGTGAGGGATTTAGTTGATTTGTCTAAGCCGTATGGTAGGATTGATTTATATGTAGATCATTTTAATCTTGATGACCTAATTGATGTTCCGCAAACCCCTaaacaatataaaattaaaaCTGTGCCTGAGGAGAACAATGTGAGTAGAATGATGGAAGAAGAAATAGTTAGGGATAATAGTGATAATGGGGATGATACAGATGATTCTTATGACCCTGAGTACAGACTTGCTAATGATAGTGAGGAATCAGATGATGATGATAGTGTATGCCCTGATAATGtatgtgacagtgatgatgagttGCATACCATTAGGCAAAATGCTAAGAAATTTAAAGATAAAATGCATAATGCTATGAACATACCAAACAAGTCCCCTAGTGAAGAGTCTGCTTATGATTCTCAAGTTTTGAGGTCTCTCTCATCCTCAAGTGAGGATGAGAATGCAAGAATTGGATATGTTGGTCCACCTaatcccaagaaaagaagaatcTTGAAAAAAAGGTAATACTGAAGGGGTACCTAGGTTTGAAGTAGGACAGAAGTTTGTTAACATGGCTGAGTTCAGAGATACTATTAGGAGATATGGTGTGCTTGATAGAAAAGGGGTCCAATTCATTACTAATGATGGTAGAAGATGCCAAGTGTCTTGTGAGGCAAACTGTCCCTTCTACATTTGGTGCAGTAGGGACAAGGATAGTGAGACTGTAACTGTAAAAACACTGGTTGACACACACTTGTGCACTAAGCCATACAACAACAAAATGACAAATGTCAAGTATTTGTGTGAAGTTTTTGGGGATAGGATCAGGAAGAACCCTCAATGGTCATGTAAGGAGATGGCTGAAACAATTAAAAATGAACTGGAAATTGAGGTTCCTAGAATTAAAGTGTTGAGGCTAAGAAAAATGGCACTTGAAGGAATTGCTGAGAGTCTTAGGCAACATTATGCTAGAGTGAGGGATTTTGGCCAAGAGGTGTTGTTAAGTAACCCTAAAAATACTGTGAAGATATCAACAACTAGATTGAATCCAGAGGATCCTGTAAAGTTCAAAAGAATCTATGTGTGCTATTATGCTCTCAAGGCTGGTTGGAAAGCAGGCTGTAGACCAGTTATTGGGCTTGATGGATGTTTCTTGAAGACTGTTTGTGGTTGTCAGCTCCTATCTGCTGTAGGTAGAGATGGAAACAACCAAATGTTTCCAATCTGTTATGCTGTGAATGAATCTGAGAATACGGATTCTTGGAGGTGGTTTCTTATGTTGCTCAAGGATGACTTAGATCTAGAGGATGGAGTTGGATTAACAGTCATAAGTGATCAGCAATAAGGGTTGGAAAGTGCTGTGAAAGAGCTTCTTCCATATGTTGAGCATAGATTGTGCACAAGGCATCTTTGTgccaatttcaagaaaaagtaaTGCTCTTTCTCTACTTGATAATTTTCTGCAATGTTCACGTATATTGATTTTGACTCATATTTGCTACTGTGCTTGCAGGTTCAACACTGGAATATTGAAGAATTTGTTTTGGAGAATTGCATTGTCAACTCACAAGGTTGCACATTTAAGGGCTATGAAAGAACTTGAGAGACACTCAAAGGCTGCACATGCTCTCTTGTCAAAACATGATCCTAAATAGTGGTGCAAATCCCATTTCCAAACACACTCCCTAGTTGACAACACAGACAATAATATGTCTGAAAGCTTTAATTCATGGATCATAAATGAAAGGTAAAACAAGTATGTAACACTCTATAATATGTAATGTACCATGATTGAATGTTATTTCCTAACTACTTGACATTGTCATGTAACAGGTTCATGCCCTTATTGACCATGCTCCAAGAGATACATTTCAAACTACTGACAAGAATAAGAAGAAGAAGAGATGGGATGCTGAATAGTGATCTGATCCTTTGTCCTAAAATAAAAAAGACTTTGGATCTTCTTGTGACTGAATCTAGAAAATGGTCTGCAGCATGGGATGGAGATAGAAAATTTCAAGTCAAATGTGGAACAAAGGCAGTTACAGTTGATTTGGAGAGGGGCACATGTGATTGTAGGATGTATGACCTAACAGGCATACCATGCCAACATGCCATAGCTGCTATACACTCAAGGAGGCACCAACCACAGGAATATGTGTCTGACTACTATAAAAGGGAGAAATATCTTGAAAGCTACAAACACTCTCTTGAGGCAATAAAAGGTGAGGAATACTGGGACTTTCACTCAGAAGAAACAATGTTGCCTCCTGACATTCCCAAGAAACTCAGAGGAAGACCAAAGAAAATGAGAAGGAGGGAGGAGTGGGAAGGTGGCACCAGAAGTCAGGCTACACCATCTCAAGGAATTGTCCTACAGAGGTATAGCAACAGAAGAGTGATGCATTGTATTAATTATAGACAGCCAGGGCATAGAGTCTCCAAGTGTCCAACAAAGAATACAGATGCCACACCTGAACAGACAAAAGAGAAAGATGCTGCAACTGAGATAAGAAAGAAGAAAGACACACAGGGTGCACCAGTGAAGAAGAAGGCCAAGGAGGTGGCAAGATAGAAGCTTGTTGTGAGAAGACCTACTAAGGGAATCACAATAAATGAACCACAGACTCAAGGTTCACAAACAGGCTCTAAACATCCAAAAGGCAAAAAGGATACATACAAGGGCAAAGGTAAGCAACTGGTAGAAGAAGATGAAGGAAGTTTGGATGATGACAGTGATGCTAGTGACAGGGTTGCAGAGGAGGTTTGGAAGTTGTTTGAGGATTACTACTTTCAAGGCAATGAAGGAAGTCAGAAAAAGATGAAGTTGGTGACAGAATTTGAAGCACAAGAAGATGCACAGATGGTTGAGCTTGGAGATGATGAGCCCTTGGCCTCTTTCAAGAAAATTCCAAGGAAGAAAATGCCTTTGGTTAAAGGCCAAAATGCTGATGAGTGGTCTAACAGTGGCAAGGATTATGCGAGGTTCAGTGATGAGCTTAGAGGCCCTGTAGGTACAAAGGCAGTTTTCATGCCAACACCTGGCTTGGTGCCTTTCAGACCACCTAGGGCTACACCACCTGCAAACACACCACCTCCTAAACCAGAGCAGAGGCCAAGGGCTGCAGCAGCCCCTAGAAGTTATGGTTTCAGACTCAGCACTGAGTTAAAAAGGTTAAGTGGCTTCAAGAATACTGCAGAAGATCCAATTAACCTAGGGGAATGAATTTTTAAGTAATTTTGCTTTTGGAAGTTTTATTTAAGCCAATTCTATTAAGTCTCTCTTGAACTTGTTATTGTTAAGACTGTTGCAACTTTTGTTTAAGTATTTGGTATCTCTTAAGATTGATGTAACTTGTGTTTGTAAGACTTATTTATGATGAATGGTTTCTATTTTACAATTTGGTATCTCTTATATTATTTTTTAGTTATTATCATGGTGAAAATGACTATCTAATTTGTCCCAAATTATACCAAAAGGTGGTCCATATGACCTGTTCATTGATTACAACCATTACAAATGCATTCAACCATACAATCTATTCAAACCATTACATTCACTACTCCTAACTACCATTACACATGCATCTTTACTGCCATCATAAACCAACTACTTCATATTCATTACAAATGCAACCACCATCACAGCAAATAGCACACAAATCTTGAGTTGTTTTTTCATCTTTTTCTTCTCATCCTCTAACCGACTTCTTGCATCAATCAACACCTTTCTTTCCTCCTTCAAAATCTTCCTTTTTTCAACACTTTCCTCTAAGTCTTCTTGAACAAGTTTTAACTTCTCCTCCA is a window from the Apium graveolens cultivar Ventura chromosome 1, ASM990537v1, whole genome shotgun sequence genome containing:
- the LOC141711723 gene encoding uncharacterized protein LOC141711723, which gives rise to MAEFRDTIRRYGVLDRKGVQFITNDGRRCQVSCEANCPFYIWCSRDKDSETVTVKTLVDTHLCTKPYNNKMTNVKYLCEVFGDRIRKNPQWSCKEMAETIKNELEIEVPRIKVLRLRKMALEGIAESLRQHYARVRDFGQEVLLSNPKNTVKISTTRLNPEDPVKFKRIYVCYYALKAGWKAGCRPVIGLDGCFLKTVCGCQLLSAVGRDGNNQMFPICYAVNESENTDSWRFNTGILKNLFWRIALSTHKVAHLRAMKELERHSKAAHALLSKHDPK